One Homo sapiens chromosome 3, GRCh38.p14 Primary Assembly genomic window carries:
- the MAGEF1 gene encoding melanoma-associated antigen F1, whose product MLQTPESRGLPVPQAEGEKDGGHDGETRAPTASQERPKEELGAGREEGAAEPALTRKGARALAAKALARRRAYRRLNRTVAELVQFLLVKDKKKSPITRSEMVKYVIGDLKILFPDIIARAAEHLRYVFGFELKQFDRKHHTYILINKLKPLEEEEEEDLGGDGPRLGLLMMILGLIYMRGNSAREAQVWEMLRRLGVQPSKYHFLFGYPKRLIMEDFVQQRYLSYRRVPHTNPPEYEFSWGPRSNLEISKMEVLGFVAKLHKKEPQHWPVQYREALADEADRARAKARAEASMRARASARAGIHLW is encoded by the coding sequence ATGTTGCAGACACCAGAGAGCAGGGGGCTCCCGGTCCCGCAGGCCGAGGGGGAGAAGGATGGCGGCCATGATGGTGAGACCCGGGCCCCGACCGCCTCGCAGGAGCGCCCCAAGGAGGAGCTTGGCGccgggagggaggagggggctgcgGAGCCCGCCCTCACCCGGAAAGGCGCGAGGGCCTTGGCGGCCAAAGCCTTGGCAAGGCGCAGGGCCTACCGCCGGCTGAATCGGACGGTGGCGGAGTTGGTGCAGTTCCTCCTGGTGAAAGACAAGAAGAAGAGTCCCATCACACGCTCGGAGATGGTGAAATACGTTATTGGAGACTTGAAGATTCTGTTCCCGGACATCATCGCAAGGGCCGCAGAGCATCTGCGGTATGTCTTTGGTTTTGAGCTGAAACAGTTTGACCGCAAGCACCACACTTACATCCTGATCAACAAACTAAAAcctctggaggaggaggaggaggaggatctgGGAGGAGATGGCCCCAGATTGGGTCTGTTAATGATGATCCTGGGCCTTATCTATATGAGAGGTAATAGCGCCAGGGAGGCCCAGGTCTGGGAGATGCTGCGTCGGTTGGGGGTGCAACCCTCAAAGTATCATTTCCTCTTTGGGTATCCGAAGAGGCTTATTATGGAAGATTTTGTGCAGCAGCGATATCTCAGTTACAGGCGGGTGCCTCACACCAATCCACCAGAATATGAATTCTCTTGGGGTCCCCGAAGCAACCTGGAAATCAGCAAGATGGAAGTCCTGGGGTTCGTGGCCAAACTGCATAAGAAGGAACCGCAGCACTGGCCAGTGCAGTACCGTGAGGCCCTAGCAGACGAGGCCGACAGGGCCAGAGCCAAGGCCAGAGCTGAAGCCAGTATGAGGGCCAGGGCCAGTGCTAGGGCCGGCATCCACCTCTGGTGA